The following coding sequences are from one Arcobacter nitrofigilis DSM 7299 window:
- the ccoG gene encoding cytochrome c oxidase accessory protein CcoG — translation MSYSKKRYITYAIISIFVMVIPFIKIGGNHILLLSFVTYDFHFLGNVYNMNEFFIMPFLLMLLFIGIFAITSMFGRLWCGWGCPQTIFRVIYRDLIETFLLKLRRIKNKQKDINYNKTSTKIKKYIGLLLWIALSFVIAINFMLYFVPPEDFIEYMKTPQDHFFLVMFILSIVVFLVYDVVFMKEHFCTYVCPYSRIQSVLYDNNTKQVVYNHNRGGQIYPNNEKSIFNVKQWSGSEECTTCEACVKVCPTHIDIRKGLQVECINCLECSDACSSVMGKLGKKSLIYWGSTNSVLLEKFEKFLNPRNLVYIAALVICILFTAYFMSEKEPFLVNINKNTELYKIDENGKVVNNYLLTIYNSADKRYTFDIEVLDKNITIKRYTPITLNPKQTRKTVLILASKNKINTSKINLLFYAKENKKVKMQKRILFFSPK, via the coding sequence ATGAGTTATTCGAAAAAAAGATATATTACATATGCAATTATAAGTATTTTTGTCATGGTAATACCATTCATAAAAATAGGTGGTAATCATATATTATTGTTATCATTTGTTACATATGATTTTCATTTTCTTGGAAACGTATATAATATGAATGAGTTTTTTATTATGCCGTTTTTATTGATGTTATTATTCATTGGAATATTTGCAATAACATCTATGTTTGGTAGGCTTTGGTGTGGTTGGGGATGTCCTCAGACTATTTTTAGAGTTATATATAGAGACTTGATAGAGACTTTTTTATTAAAACTGAGAAGAATTAAAAATAAACAAAAAGATATCAATTATAATAAAACTTCTACTAAAATTAAAAAATATATTGGATTGCTTTTATGGATAGCTTTATCTTTTGTTATAGCAATCAATTTTATGCTTTATTTTGTACCACCTGAAGATTTTATTGAGTATATGAAAACACCCCAAGATCATTTTTTCTTAGTGATGTTTATACTTAGTATTGTTGTTTTTTTAGTATATGATGTTGTTTTTATGAAAGAACACTTCTGTACTTATGTATGTCCATACTCTAGAATTCAGTCTGTTTTATATGATAATAATACAAAACAAGTTGTTTATAACCACAATAGAGGTGGGCAAATCTATCCAAATAATGAAAAGAGTATTTTTAATGTAAAACAATGGTCAGGAAGTGAAGAGTGTACTACTTGTGAAGCTTGTGTGAAAGTTTGTCCTACTCATATTGATATTAGAAAAGGGTTACAAGTTGAGTGTATTAATTGTTTGGAATGTTCAGATGCTTGTAGCAGTGTAATGGGAAAACTTGGTAAAAAGTCTTTGATTTATTGGGGGAGTACTAATAGTGTTTTATTAGAAAAATTTGAGAAGTTTCTAAATCCTAGAAATCTTGTGTATATTGCAGCTTTAGTAATTTGTATACTATTTACTGCTTATTTTATGTCTGAAAAAGAGCCTTTTTTAGTAAATATAAATAAAAATACAGAGTTATATAAAATAGATGAAAATGGGAAAGTTGTAAATAACTATTTATTGACTATTTATAATAGTGCTGATAAAAGATATACTTTTGATATTGAAGTTTTAGATAAAAATATTACTATTAAAAGATATACTCCAATAACTTTAAATCCAAAGCAAACAAGAAAAACTGTATTGATTTTAGCTAGTAAAAATAAAATTAACACTTCAAAAATAAACTTATTATTTTATGCAAAAGAGAATAAAAAAGTAAAAATGCAGAAAAGAATATTATTCTTCTCTCCAAAATAG
- a CDS encoding sodium-dependent transporter, with protein sequence MNKFTRIGFILAAAGSAVGLGNIWKFPYITGEYGGGAFVIVYLLAILFIGLTIFIAETVIGQYGEANVSTSFVKMSKSKNENWKFAAFMIFAGLIILSFYSVVLGWILNYIVTSFQTLPSNSEIAGKTFTNLVSKEISSEIFYHTLIALSVAFIVLKGVKDGIEKLNLILMPLLGLILLGLLIYALTLDSFSQALSFMFVADWSKINGDALLAALGQAFFTLSVGIGTIITYSASLDKKANFFKSSVLVALVDTIIAIIAGLIIFTFLFDAGAKSAAGPGLVFISLPVIFSQWGILGHVIAISFFSALVFAGITSAVSMIEPALMFLIERYKMTRLKATIICGSFFYVFGIIAILSMSSLYGKSLTFFGKNAFDWMDFLTSSISMPLAGIVTCIFLGFYVDKQLLKDKFTKFVSVGVFNIWYALIKYIVPIAIAILLFNKLGLI encoded by the coding sequence TTGAATAAATTTACAAGAATTGGGTTTATTTTGGCAGCAGCTGGTTCGGCTGTGGGTTTAGGTAATATTTGGAAGTTTCCATATATTACAGGAGAATATGGTGGTGGAGCATTTGTTATTGTTTACCTGTTAGCAATACTTTTTATAGGATTGACAATATTTATAGCTGAAACTGTTATTGGTCAATATGGAGAAGCTAATGTTTCTACATCATTTGTAAAAATGTCAAAATCTAAAAATGAAAATTGGAAATTTGCCGCATTTATGATATTTGCAGGACTTATTATTCTTTCATTTTATTCCGTTGTATTAGGTTGGATTTTAAACTATATTGTTACATCATTTCAAACACTTCCTTCTAATTCTGAGATTGCAGGGAAAACTTTTACCAATCTTGTTTCAAAAGAGATTTCATCTGAAATCTTTTATCATACACTTATAGCATTATCTGTTGCTTTTATTGTCTTAAAAGGTGTAAAAGATGGAATAGAGAAATTAAATCTTATTTTAATGCCCTTATTAGGTTTAATTCTACTTGGACTTTTAATTTATGCTTTAACTTTAGATAGTTTTTCACAGGCTCTTAGTTTTATGTTTGTTGCTGACTGGAGTAAAATAAATGGTGATGCTCTACTAGCTGCACTAGGACAAGCATTTTTTACTCTATCTGTTGGAATTGGTACTATTATTACATATTCAGCCTCTTTAGATAAAAAAGCAAACTTTTTTAAATCATCAGTTCTTGTAGCCTTAGTAGATACTATCATTGCAATAATTGCTGGTTTGATTATCTTTACTTTCCTTTTTGATGCTGGAGCAAAAAGTGCAGCAGGACCAGGACTTGTATTTATTTCACTTCCAGTTATTTTCTCACAATGGGGAATTTTAGGACATGTTATTGCTATCTCATTTTTTTCAGCATTAGTTTTTGCAGGAATTACATCGGCTGTATCTATGATAGAGCCTGCTTTGATGTTTTTAATTGAGAGATATAAAATGACTAGACTAAAAGCAACTATAATTTGTGGTTCATTTTTCTATGTATTTGGTATTATTGCCATACTTTCTATGTCTTCATTATATGGTAAATCACTAACATTTTTTGGGAAAAATGCCTTTGATTGGATGGATTTCTTAACCTCTTCTATCTCAATGCCACTTGCAGGAATAGTAACTTGTATTTTCTTAGGATTTTATGTTGATAAACAATTACTAAAAGATAAATTTACAAAATTTGTATCTGTTGGAGTATTTAATATCTGGTATGCCTTGATTAAATATATTGTTCCAATTGCCATAGCAATTTTATTATTTAATAAATTAGGTCTTATCTAA
- a CDS encoding ComEC/Rec2 family competence protein: MQKLNLINDKKELFVFSFLLLLTFFITLSFQYNNYKNLITNSIYKLEAQVINKYEKEDFNIYKLQASDFSFFTSVSKELDLKRLDYIDISILTSQISFLEYLKGFYVKSFNIFKKQKNSIKKDLKEKIESQHTNKNISEIYEAIFLGLPTNSKLRDIFAVYSISHLIAISGFHLGVLSFILYFIFYYPYNFFHNKYFPYRNRRFDILCMVMIFLFSYLIFTNLMPSLLRAFIMMFFGIFLLRANIKLISFETLLLTLLFIIVLFPKYLFSISLWFSIIGVFYIFLFIKYFQNFNKVFLFLFFNIWIFASFNPIVHYFFGVTSWVQLFSPLITIVFTIFYPLELFLHLIGYGNLLDSFLTIATNIKFHSFEVITPLWFFITYILISLLAIIRKEAFVVLNILLVGFNLYLYL; this comes from the coding sequence ATGCAAAAATTAAATTTGATAAATGACAAAAAAGAGTTATTTGTTTTTTCTTTTCTTTTATTACTTACTTTTTTTATTACTCTTTCTTTTCAGTACAACAATTATAAAAATTTAATAACAAATTCCATTTATAAACTTGAGGCACAAGTTATAAATAAGTATGAAAAAGAAGATTTTAATATATACAAATTACAAGCGAGTGATTTTTCTTTTTTTACATCTGTTTCTAAGGAATTAGATTTAAAAAGATTAGATTATATTGATATATCTATACTTACTTCTCAAATATCATTCTTAGAGTATTTAAAAGGTTTTTATGTAAAAAGTTTCAATATCTTTAAAAAGCAAAAAAATAGTATAAAAAAAGATTTAAAAGAAAAAATAGAATCTCAACATACAAATAAGAATATAAGTGAAATATATGAAGCCATTTTTTTAGGGCTTCCTACAAATAGCAAGTTAAGAGATATTTTTGCAGTATATTCCATTTCACATTTAATCGCAATTTCTGGATTTCACTTAGGTGTGTTGTCCTTTATTCTTTATTTTATATTTTATTATCCATATAACTTTTTTCATAATAAGTATTTTCCTTATAGAAATAGAAGGTTTGATATTTTATGTATGGTAATGATTTTTTTATTTTCATATTTGATTTTTACAAATTTAATGCCCTCTCTTTTAAGGGCTTTTATTATGATGTTTTTTGGAATATTTTTATTAAGGGCAAATATAAAATTAATCTCCTTTGAAACACTTTTACTTACACTACTATTTATAATTGTTCTTTTTCCCAAATATCTATTTTCAATCTCTTTGTGGTTTTCTATTATTGGAGTATTTTATATATTTTTATTTATAAAATATTTTCAAAATTTTAATAAAGTATTTCTATTTTTATTTTTTAATATTTGGATTTTCGCAAGTTTTAATCCAATAGTTCATTACTTTTTTGGAGTAACATCATGGGTTCAACTATTTTCTCCACTTATTACCATAGTTTTTACTATTTTTTATCCTTTAGAACTATTTTTACATTTAATTGGATATGGAAATTTATTAGATTCATTTTTAACTATTGCCACAAATATAAAATTTCATAGTTTTGAAGTTATTACACCACTTTGGTTTTTTATAACTTATATTTTGATTTCATTACTTGCAATTATTAGAAAAGAGGCATTTGTAGTTTTAAATATTTTGCTTGTGGGGTTTAATTTATACTTATATCTATAG
- the ovoA gene encoding 5-histidylcysteine sulfoxide synthase: MNYNWKTIDLNNGTVEEKRKEIREYFLRTYELDEKLFDLLKDKKHILEQPNRLRHPLIFYFGHTATFFMNKLNVSNITTKRVNKTLESLFAIGVDEMSWDDLNDENYQWPTYEETKAYRDEVKALVLDIIDSIEFSIPINWNSPMWVILMGIEHENIHIETSSVLLRELDIKYFKEDELFEYNNERSQTYPQNELVKVEGGEVILQKDHKKPNYYGWDNEFAFHRASIKDFEASKYLVSNGEFLEFVKEGGYNKLHYFSKDGLKWLDFTQTKMPTFWLKDGDKYYLREINRVVPLPLNYPVDINVYEAEAFCKYKSEKLGFEVRLPSEDEFYRLNDYVKAQECDANIGLKYFNQTPVDKYPMGDFYDVIGNVWQWSITPMYPLDGFETHPVYDDFTTPTFDDRHALIKGGSFISLGNETLRSARYAFRKHFFQHAGFRYVKSDNEYRTKLNDNVYETDEQISQYCEFHYGEEIYGVKNFPKNSVEVLKPYLEGVKKEKALDLGCSVGRSSFELGKIFDEVLGIDFSANFISVGIKLKKYDSLTYKVATEGELYEEKTVALDDFGLEETKERVTFMQGDACNLKDMYTAYDLIFCSNLIDRLYYPQKFLDDIPNRVNKGGLLVILSPYTWLEDYTPKQNWLGGFVRDNKEVKTLDTLKENLSDRFELLDTIDVPFVIKETARKHQHTISQMSIWKKIK, encoded by the coding sequence ATGAATTATAATTGGAAAACGATAGATTTAAATAACGGAACAGTTGAAGAAAAAAGAAAAGAGATAAGAGAATATTTTTTAAGAACTTATGAATTAGATGAAAAACTTTTTGATTTATTAAAAGATAAGAAACATATACTTGAACAACCAAATAGGTTAAGACATCCTTTAATATTTTATTTTGGACATACAGCTACATTTTTTATGAATAAATTAAATGTATCAAATATAACAACTAAAAGAGTAAATAAAACACTTGAGTCTCTATTTGCAATTGGTGTTGATGAAATGAGTTGGGATGATTTAAATGATGAAAATTATCAATGGCCAACATATGAAGAGACAAAAGCATATAGAGATGAAGTAAAAGCTTTAGTATTGGATATTATTGATAGTATTGAGTTCTCTATACCTATAAATTGGAATTCTCCTATGTGGGTTATACTTATGGGAATAGAGCATGAAAATATCCATATAGAAACATCATCTGTATTATTAAGAGAACTTGACATAAAATATTTTAAAGAGGATGAGTTATTTGAATATAACAATGAAAGAAGCCAAACTTATCCACAAAATGAATTAGTAAAAGTAGAAGGTGGAGAAGTTATACTTCAAAAAGATCATAAAAAACCAAACTATTATGGTTGGGATAATGAGTTTGCCTTTCATAGAGCAAGTATAAAAGATTTTGAAGCTAGTAAGTATCTGGTATCAAATGGAGAGTTTTTAGAGTTTGTAAAAGAGGGTGGTTATAATAAACTACATTACTTTAGTAAAGATGGATTGAAGTGGTTAGATTTTACACAAACTAAAATGCCTACTTTTTGGTTAAAAGATGGTGATAAGTATTATTTAAGAGAGATAAATAGAGTAGTTCCTTTACCTTTAAATTACCCAGTTGATATAAATGTATATGAAGCAGAAGCATTTTGTAAATATAAGAGTGAAAAACTTGGTTTTGAAGTAAGACTTCCAAGTGAAGATGAGTTTTATAGATTAAATGATTATGTTAAAGCACAAGAGTGTGATGCAAATATAGGATTAAAGTATTTTAATCAAACACCAGTAGATAAATATCCTATGGGCGATTTTTATGACGTGATTGGAAATGTATGGCAATGGAGTATAACTCCTATGTATCCACTTGATGGATTTGAAACTCATCCTGTATATGATGACTTTACAACTCCTACTTTTGATGATAGACATGCCCTTATAAAAGGTGGCTCATTTATAAGTTTAGGAAATGAGACTTTACGAAGTGCAAGGTATGCTTTTAGAAAGCACTTCTTTCAACATGCTGGATTTAGATATGTAAAAAGTGATAATGAATATAGAACTAAACTAAATGATAATGTATATGAAACAGATGAGCAGATCTCTCAATATTGTGAATTCCATTATGGTGAAGAGATTTATGGAGTTAAAAACTTTCCTAAAAATTCGGTTGAAGTATTAAAACCATATTTAGAAGGTGTAAAAAAAGAAAAAGCACTTGATTTGGGTTGTAGTGTAGGAAGAAGTTCATTTGAGCTAGGAAAGATATTTGATGAGGTATTAGGAATAGACTTTAGTGCTAACTTTATAAGTGTTGGAATAAAACTAAAAAAATATGATAGCTTGACTTATAAAGTTGCAACAGAGGGTGAATTATATGAAGAAAAAACTGTTGCTTTAGATGACTTTGGACTTGAAGAGACAAAAGAGAGAGTTACTTTTATGCAAGGTGATGCTTGTAATTTAAAAGATATGTATACAGCCTATGACTTGATATTTTGTTCAAACTTGATAGATAGATTATATTATCCACAAAAATTCTTAGATGATATTCCAAATAGGGTAAATAAAGGTGGTCTTTTAGTAATCTTGAGTCCATATACTTGGCTTGAAGATTATACTCCAAAACAAAACTGGTTAGGTGGATTTGTAAGAGATAATAAAGAAGTAAAAACTTTAGATACTTTAAAAGAAAATTTAAGTGATAGATTTGAGCTGCTTGATACGATAGATGTACCTTTTGTGATAAAAGAGACGGCAAGAAAACATCAACATACAATTTCTCAAATGAGTATTTGGAAAAAAATTAAATAA